One Drosophila virilis strain 15010-1051.87 chromosome 5, Dvir_AGI_RSII-ME, whole genome shotgun sequence DNA window includes the following coding sequences:
- the LOC138911357 gene encoding uncharacterized protein: protein MSHNAPQPAGDRVMNTGRMPQPADPQLTQQRNLSCVDSDGERLLFRILPVTMHGANKRIDTYALLDEGSSVTMIDDELLRDLDIKGELSWFGGRSTKEPTTVVSMEVSGADSRKRHVLRNVYAASNLSLPMQSLHQRDVQMWGNGARLPMEPYRRVVPKLLIGLDHAHLGLPMQTKRFAPQGPYAAATELGWVVFGLVRGQPTATSSKSCLLAVSQEDAIQKMDTENFGVKLTPPIAASDDARAQRLLEDTTIKIGEPYQTGLLWNRDNVEFPRSYDMAYKRLVNIERKMKRNDQFKQAYMKIMDDYVHKGYARRLKQNEVVLANSDKLWYPPHFGVENPNKPGKIIRYKSLPAVLFNFWEGAVGVFGDIREMFHQVLIRSQDRCAQRFLWRNEGNDVWISMFPKRRILCEDLECPAVSGFKSSRG from the coding sequence ATGAGTCACAACGCACCGCAGCCAGCAGGTGATAGAGTGATGAATACTGGACGCATGCCGCAGCCAGCGGATCCTCAATTGACGCAGCAAAGGAACTTAAGTTGTGTCGATTCGGATGGAGAACGCCTACTATTCCGCATATTGCCAGTGACAATGCACGGGGCAAATAAGCGGATCGATACGTACGCGCTCCTCGACGAGGGCTCGTCTGTAACGATGATCGACGACGAGCTACTCCGCGATCTAGATATCAAAGGGGAACTTAGCTGGTTTGGTGGAAGATCAACCAAAGAGCCGACTACAGTTGTAAGCATGGAAGTTAGTGGAGCGGACAGTCGCAAACGTCatgtgttgcgaaatgtgtaCGCCGCGTCCAACCTGAGCTTACCAATGCAAAGCCTGCATCAACGTGACGTCCAAATGTGGGGCAACGGTGCACGTCTTCCCATGGAACCGTATCGCAGGGTGGTACCAAAACTTCTGATTGGACTTGACCATGCGCATCTTGGACtgccaatgcaaacaaaaagattTGCACCACAGGGACCATATGCCGCAGCCACCGAACTTGGATGGGTGGTTTTTGGGCTGGTAAGAGGTCAACCGACGGCAACGTCATCAAAGTCATGCCTCCTAGCAGTGTCGCAGGAGGATGCAATCCAAAAGATGGATACCGAAAACTTCGGAGTGAAGCTTACGCCACCAATCGCAGCCAGCGACGATGCACGAGCACAGAGGCTACTCGAAGACACTACGATAAAAATAGGAGAACCTTACCAGACGGGTTTATTATGGAACCGTGATAATGTTGAGTTTCCACGAAGCTATgatatggcatacaaaagaTTGGTCAATATTGAGAGAAAGATGAAGCGTAACGATCAGTTTAAACAAgcctatatgaaaattatggacGACTATGTTCATAAAGGATATGCTCGACGATTGAAGCAGAATGAGGTCGTTTTAGCCAACAGCGACAAACTTTGGTATCCTCCGCACTTTGGagttgaaaatccaaataagCCCGGTAAGATAATCCGCTATAAGTCGCTGCCGGCTGTTCTCTTCAATTTTTGGGAAGGTGCCGTTGGTGTTTTTGGAGACATCCGAGAGATGTTCCATCAAGTGTTGATTCGATCGCAGGATAGATGCGCCCAGCGATTCCTCTGGCGAAATGAGGGTAATGACGTTTGGATCAGCATGTTCCCCAAGCGCCGCATACTATGTGAAGACCTTGAATGCCCTGCAGTTTCAGGATTCAAATCCTCGCGCGGTTAA